Proteins from a single region of Nitrospira sp.:
- a CDS encoding NAD(P)H-dependent glycerol-3-phosphate dehydrogenase, translating to MQEIRSLGVIGAGAWGTALAKHLAEKGLEVRLWAYERDVVDSINATQENRVFLPGVALPRTLTATTSLAEAIEQRDGVLFVVPSHVTRQVLRNLASCLSRPIPLISATKGVEEDSSKLMTQVMDEVLPESMEQYLMALSGPSFASELSAGKPTAVCLAGRDAQLVARFQTALMTPALRVYADTDLIGLQLGGALKNVMALAAGVVDGLDLGHNARAALITRGLAEIVRLGVAMGADPRTLYGLSGVGDLVLTCTGSLSRNHMVGVRLGQGESLDAILGGMQAVAEGVRTARAALGLARRHQVDMPITQEINAVLFEGKSCRKAVSDLMERDAKPEKGRI from the coding sequence ATGCAGGAGATCAGATCACTCGGAGTCATTGGAGCCGGTGCTTGGGGGACCGCTCTGGCCAAACACCTGGCCGAGAAGGGGCTGGAGGTTCGCCTCTGGGCCTATGAACGCGATGTGGTCGATTCCATCAACGCGACACAGGAGAATCGAGTCTTTCTCCCGGGTGTTGCGCTCCCCCGGACGCTGACCGCGACTACGTCTCTGGCCGAGGCGATCGAGCAGCGTGACGGTGTTCTGTTTGTGGTCCCGTCCCATGTGACGAGACAGGTCCTGCGCAATCTGGCTTCCTGCCTGTCGCGTCCGATTCCGCTCATCAGTGCGACCAAAGGAGTGGAGGAAGACAGCTCAAAGCTGATGACCCAGGTCATGGACGAGGTGCTCCCGGAATCCATGGAGCAATATCTAATGGCACTATCCGGGCCGAGCTTCGCCAGCGAACTCAGCGCCGGGAAGCCGACGGCGGTTTGTCTGGCCGGGCGAGACGCCCAGCTGGTAGCGCGGTTTCAAACTGCCTTGATGACACCGGCTTTGCGGGTCTACGCCGATACCGATCTCATCGGATTGCAACTCGGCGGGGCGTTGAAGAATGTCATGGCGCTGGCCGCCGGAGTGGTCGACGGGTTGGACCTGGGGCACAATGCGCGCGCGGCTCTGATTACCCGCGGGCTCGCGGAGATCGTGCGATTGGGCGTGGCGATGGGGGCCGATCCGCGGACACTATATGGGCTCTCCGGTGTGGGCGATCTGGTATTGACCTGCACCGGTTCGCTCAGCCGGAACCATATGGTTGGGGTGCGATTGGGCCAGGGCGAATCCCTCGATGCTATTTTGGGTGGGATGCAGGCCGTGGCGGAAGGGGTCCGCACGGCTCGGGCGGCGCTGGGTTTGGCGCGGCGGCATCAGGTCGACATGCCGATTACGCAGGAGATCAATGCCGTGCTGTTCGAAGGAAAGTCCTGCCGGAAGGCGGTGAGTGATCTGATGGAGCGGGATGCGAAGCCGGAGAAAGGGCGGATATGA
- the larB gene encoding nickel pincer cofactor biosynthesis protein LarB: protein MSPEGIEQLLTDVRTGRVTVARAVQRLRSLPFENLGFASLDHHRSLRQGFPEVLLCEGKTAKQSVAIARALIKKGGPFLATRAEPSVAKAIMKLDRRARYHADARIVAINSKPARRAGHILVLTAGTADVPVAEEARVTAEVMGSHVETLYDVGVAGLHRLLGRKDRLFEARVAIVVAGMDGVLPSVVGGLVDCPVVAVPTSRGYGASFGGLAALLTMLNSCAAGVGVMNIDNGFGAGCLAHRINLMGNSPRLPAAT from the coding sequence ATGAGTCCGGAGGGGATTGAGCAACTGTTAACGGATGTACGAACCGGTCGGGTGACCGTTGCACGCGCGGTCCAGCGGTTGCGCAGCCTGCCGTTCGAAAACCTCGGCTTTGCCTCGCTGGATCATCATCGGTCGCTCCGTCAGGGCTTTCCTGAAGTGCTGTTGTGCGAAGGCAAGACGGCGAAGCAGTCGGTCGCCATTGCCCGCGCGCTGATCAAGAAGGGCGGGCCGTTTCTGGCAACCCGGGCCGAGCCGTCCGTCGCCAAAGCCATCATGAAACTTGATCGCCGTGCCCGCTATCATGCCGATGCGCGCATCGTGGCGATCAACAGCAAGCCTGCGCGGCGTGCAGGGCATATTCTTGTTCTGACCGCCGGGACCGCGGACGTGCCGGTGGCCGAGGAGGCGCGAGTGACGGCAGAGGTGATGGGCAGTCACGTCGAAACGCTGTACGACGTGGGCGTCGCGGGACTGCATCGGTTGTTAGGCCGGAAGGATCGGCTCTTTGAAGCGCGCGTGGCAATCGTGGTGGCCGGGATGGATGGCGTGTTGCCAAGCGTGGTTGGAGGGTTGGTCGACTGTCCTGTCGTGGCGGTGCCGACGAGCCGGGGATACGGCGCAAGCTTCGGTGGCCTGGCCGCGTTGCTCACGATGCTGAATTCCTGCGCGGCCGGTGTCGGAGTAATGAATATCGATAACGGATTCGGGGCGGGGTGCCTCGCCCATCGTATCAATCTGATGGGCAACTCCCCTCGTCTGCCGGCAGCTACTTGA
- the pdxA gene encoding 4-hydroxythreonine-4-phosphate dehydrogenase PdxA translates to MPSKRSVSTRPSLPLLGITMGDPAGIGPEVIAKALAGREVQRLCLPLVIGSVTVMERTVKKLRLKLNVVPVHGHDPVPLKGNTVAVLDPMERPLKKFTAGVAAAETGAASVEFIKKAVHLAAIGCIDGIVTAPINKEAINMAGCHYPGHTELLADLTHAKESGMMIVGGPLRIMFVTTHVAIRDLSKLLTQAKIEKAIRLAHQALTTLYGIKKPRIGVAALNPHAGEHGLFGNEEARVILPAARAAQAQGILASDPQPADTLFGKAVKGQYDGIVAMYHDQGLIPLKLVAFGTCVNLTVGLPIIRTSVDHGTAFDIVGKGVADPGSLLEAITLAARIAQSRAMARVK, encoded by the coding sequence ATGCCTTCTAAACGTTCAGTCAGCACGCGACCGTCATTGCCCCTCCTCGGGATCACGATGGGCGATCCCGCCGGGATCGGACCGGAGGTGATCGCCAAAGCGCTGGCGGGCCGGGAGGTGCAGCGCCTCTGTTTGCCGCTGGTCATCGGGTCTGTGACGGTCATGGAGCGGACGGTCAAGAAGTTACGGCTCAAGCTGAATGTGGTGCCGGTCCATGGCCACGATCCTGTTCCGCTAAAGGGGAATACGGTGGCGGTGCTGGATCCGATGGAGAGGCCGCTGAAAAAATTTACCGCGGGCGTGGCGGCGGCGGAAACCGGCGCGGCGTCTGTCGAGTTCATCAAGAAAGCCGTGCATCTGGCGGCAATCGGCTGCATCGACGGCATCGTCACGGCGCCGATCAATAAAGAAGCCATCAATATGGCGGGCTGTCACTACCCTGGCCATACCGAATTGCTGGCCGATCTGACCCACGCCAAAGAGTCCGGCATGATGATCGTCGGCGGTCCGCTCCGCATCATGTTCGTCACCACGCATGTGGCGATCAGGGATTTGTCCAAGCTCCTGACTCAGGCGAAGATCGAGAAGGCGATTCGCCTCGCCCATCAGGCGCTCACTACTCTCTATGGCATCAAGAAGCCCAGAATCGGAGTCGCCGCCTTGAATCCCCATGCCGGTGAACATGGGCTCTTCGGCAATGAGGAAGCCCGGGTGATCCTCCCGGCCGCCCGTGCCGCGCAGGCGCAGGGAATTCTGGCCAGCGACCCGCAGCCGGCCGATACGCTCTTCGGCAAAGCGGTCAAGGGGCAGTATGACGGCATCGTGGCGATGTATCATGATCAGGGCTTGATCCCGTTGAAGCTCGTGGCGTTCGGGACCTGCGTGAATCTGACGGTCGGACTCCCGATCATCCGCACCTCCGTCGATCACGGCACGGCGTTCGATATCGTCGGGAAAGGCGTGGCCGATCCCGGCAGTCTATTGGAAGCGATCACGCTGGCCGCCAGGATTGCCCAGAGTCGCGCGATGGCGCGCGTGAAATAG
- a CDS encoding radical SAM protein, which produces MSKSLPMLSLPSLQGALGSLQQQITQFMTPASKGEGVYDGRTVDDFKPYLVALNLTKRCNLKCDHCYLDATTKSAGGDDELSTEECYKLIDQIAEVNKGCLLVITGGEPLVRPDILDIARHAVKLGFMVVFGTNGMLINDQMAKALVEIGVMGVGISIDSLDAAKHNSFRGVPGAWEAAVAGIEASKRNGLQFQVHFSAQPMNYQELPAVIEWSHQLGARVLNVFFMVCTGRGEELTDITPAQYEEVLGYLVNCQDNYKGMLVRARCAPHFKRLAYEKDPNSPITKATGYMGGGCLAGTNYARVTPNGELTPCPYMPLSAGNVRENSFVDLWEKSDVFNSFRYPQLKGKCGDCEYTDICGGCRARPYVDHGDWLDEDEWCLYTPKGGEKIKVAFNVPEESVIPWDEASELRLSRIPYFLRAMVKKGVEKHARENSISLITIELMEELRKKRFGNDAPVFNFDMKGKE; this is translated from the coding sequence ATGAGTAAATCGCTCCCGATGCTGAGCCTTCCCTCGCTGCAGGGAGCGCTCGGGTCGCTTCAACAACAGATCACGCAGTTCATGACCCCTGCGTCGAAGGGCGAAGGAGTGTACGACGGCCGGACCGTCGATGACTTCAAGCCGTATCTCGTTGCGCTCAATCTGACGAAACGCTGCAATCTCAAGTGCGATCACTGCTACCTCGATGCCACCACCAAGTCGGCCGGCGGCGACGACGAGCTCTCCACTGAAGAGTGCTACAAGCTCATCGATCAAATTGCCGAAGTGAATAAAGGCTGCCTGCTGGTCATCACCGGCGGAGAGCCGCTGGTCCGTCCCGACATTCTCGATATCGCCCGCCACGCGGTGAAGCTCGGCTTCATGGTGGTCTTCGGGACCAACGGCATGCTCATCAACGATCAGATGGCCAAAGCCCTCGTCGAGATCGGCGTGATGGGCGTCGGCATCAGCATCGATTCGCTCGATGCCGCCAAGCACAATTCTTTCCGTGGCGTCCCGGGCGCCTGGGAGGCCGCGGTGGCCGGCATTGAAGCCAGCAAGCGCAACGGCCTTCAATTCCAAGTCCATTTCAGCGCGCAACCGATGAACTATCAGGAGCTGCCCGCGGTCATCGAGTGGTCACATCAACTGGGGGCGCGAGTCCTCAATGTGTTCTTCATGGTCTGCACGGGCCGCGGCGAAGAGCTCACGGACATCACGCCGGCGCAGTACGAGGAAGTGTTAGGCTATCTGGTCAATTGCCAGGACAATTATAAGGGCATGCTGGTCCGCGCCCGTTGCGCCCCCCACTTCAAGCGCCTGGCTTACGAGAAAGATCCGAACTCTCCCATCACCAAAGCGACCGGTTACATGGGCGGCGGCTGCCTCGCCGGCACCAACTACGCGCGCGTGACGCCGAACGGTGAATTGACGCCCTGTCCCTATATGCCGCTCTCTGCCGGCAATGTCCGCGAGAACAGCTTCGTCGATCTCTGGGAAAAGTCCGACGTCTTCAATTCCTTCCGCTACCCGCAGCTCAAGGGGAAATGCGGCGACTGCGAATATACCGACATCTGCGGGGGCTGCCGCGCCCGTCCGTACGTGGATCATGGCGACTGGCTGGATGAAGATGAGTGGTGCCTCTACACCCCCAAAGGCGGCGAGAAGATCAAGGTGGCCTTCAACGTCCCGGAAGAATCCGTCATCCCCTGGGACGAGGCATCCGAGCTACGCTTGAGCCGTATCCCCTATTTTCTCCGCGCGATGGTCAAAAAAGGCGTCGAGAAGCATGCCCGCGAGAATAGCATCTCGCTCATCACCATCGAGCTGATGGAAGAGCTCAGAAAAAAGCGATTCGGCAACGACGCCCCCGTCTTCAATTTCGACATGAAGGGTAAGGAGTGA
- the larC gene encoding nickel pincer cofactor biosynthesis protein LarC, translating into MGRRLHFDCFSGVSGDMVLGALVDVGLSLATLRTELKRLKLTGYRLEQRQVHRGALHATKITVAIQRGFDRPLTLSRIQKILAASTLPAVVKEQSRTVFDHLAAAEGLAHRVATRDVHFHEVGVIDSFIDVVGGVLGCHLLGVTTVTASAVNVGAGTIRTAHGLLPVPGPAVAALAKGIPIYSEGPRCELATPTGMALLRTLAASFGSMPVLESAQVGYGAGDADPEGWPNALRVFLADETGSSGRPTDRVVQIETNLDDLNPQAYEHVMAQLFAVGALDVALIPVIMKRSRPGVILSCLAPREHTDAVMEVVLQETTALGVRIQELDRQVLPRRFMTVKVTGGSVRMKIGEVGAGWEKAAPEYVDCQKIAVRIGRPLKDVMDEARVAYSRVAPRKGKKGARS; encoded by the coding sequence GTGGGACGACGATTGCATTTCGATTGTTTCTCGGGCGTGAGCGGCGACATGGTGCTCGGCGCCCTGGTCGATGTCGGGCTCTCGCTGGCCACGCTGCGCACCGAACTCAAACGACTCAAGTTGACCGGATATCGTCTTGAACAGCGGCAAGTGCATCGTGGCGCATTGCATGCGACCAAGATCACGGTTGCGATCCAACGCGGATTCGATCGCCCGCTCACGCTTTCCCGCATTCAAAAGATTCTGGCCGCCAGCACGTTGCCGGCGGTCGTGAAAGAGCAGAGCCGGACGGTGTTCGACCATCTTGCGGCAGCCGAAGGGCTGGCCCATCGAGTCGCCACGCGCGATGTCCATTTTCATGAAGTCGGCGTCATCGATTCGTTTATCGATGTTGTCGGGGGAGTGTTGGGCTGTCATCTGCTCGGGGTCACGACGGTCACGGCTTCGGCGGTGAATGTCGGTGCCGGGACGATTCGAACGGCTCACGGGTTGCTCCCGGTTCCCGGACCGGCAGTCGCCGCGCTTGCGAAGGGCATTCCCATCTATTCTGAAGGGCCGCGCTGTGAGTTGGCGACCCCGACCGGGATGGCGCTGCTGCGTACGTTGGCGGCTTCGTTCGGGTCGATGCCTGTGCTCGAGTCCGCGCAAGTCGGGTATGGTGCCGGAGACGCTGATCCTGAGGGGTGGCCTAATGCGCTCCGGGTCTTTCTGGCCGATGAGACCGGGTCAAGCGGGCGGCCGACCGATCGAGTGGTGCAGATCGAAACGAATCTCGACGATCTCAATCCCCAAGCCTACGAACATGTGATGGCGCAGTTGTTTGCCGTCGGAGCGCTCGATGTGGCCTTGATCCCCGTCATTATGAAACGCAGCCGGCCCGGCGTCATCCTGAGTTGTCTCGCGCCGCGCGAACATACCGATGCGGTGATGGAAGTGGTGTTGCAGGAAACCACCGCGCTGGGTGTCCGGATTCAGGAGCTCGACCGGCAGGTGCTCCCGCGGCGGTTCATGACGGTGAAAGTGACGGGTGGATCGGTGCGGATGAAAATCGGTGAGGTCGGAGCCGGGTGGGAAAAAGCGGCACCGGAATATGTCGATTGTCAGAAGATTGCGGTTCGGATCGGACGCCCGTTGAAAGATGTCATGGATGAAGCGCGCGTCGCGTACTCTCGGGTGGCGCCGCGGAAGGGAAAGAAGGGGGCACGTTCGTGA
- a CDS encoding DNA translocase FtsK codes for MGATTSAKRGEARRAPAPPSHIQREVIGVILIALSLLTLLSLLSFVPGEAETVASGASATAPPRNLIGSFGAVLAGGFFFLIGGAAYLFPPLLGKLGLRCFSQSPVSVRLRTAVSSLGAVCFLSAFLHLEATAVPTLSSGFVHRGMAGGVFGQVLADGLKSWFASTGAHIVILASFLVSLLFTTPLSLTELVQGFPARWDAWREKLAALMPEPAVEPPVESGNRRQRSRVMKDSPEPEPEALVEATTIAESESAPVTEWPVIQPPIASFPPPVEANEPEVEAVSTQVDAGDYELPDPDELLSDPTGPITRMSDEELKAQSDVLMRALASFGIIGKVTEVRPGPVVTMYEFEPSPGTKVARIVNLADDLALGLKAISLRIVAPIPGKSVVGIEVPNLARETVSMKEVVMSETFTKARSKLTLALGKDIFGAPAIADLKTMPHLLVAGATGAGKSVGLNTMLLSILFSARPSEVKLLLIDPKMLEFSSYDGIPHLLRPVITDAKSAARGLGWVVAEMERRYKLLSEAGVRNIDAYNRKVAGLHEVFAEETAAANQPELPIQFLTEEQRLSAGESTDPEVAPGPRDRPTPPEPLPYIVVMIDELADLMMVAPKDVEDKIARLAQMARASGIHLVLATQRPSVDVLTGLIKANFPARIAFQVSSKTDSRTILDANGAEALLGRGDMLYLASGTGRLARLHGSFVSDDDVRRVVDFVKKQALPKYDPELQSLKQEDAAEEEAKDEVYEQAKDLVLSTGQASASLIQRRLRVGYPRAARMIEQMEADGIVGAAGRDGRREVLGRRGPVGATEA; via the coding sequence ATGGGTGCTACTACGTCGGCGAAGCGGGGAGAAGCCCGCCGCGCCCCCGCTCCTCCTTCCCATATTCAGCGTGAAGTCATCGGCGTGATCTTGATCGCGCTGAGCTTGCTCACGCTGTTGAGCTTGCTGTCATTTGTGCCGGGTGAAGCCGAGACGGTGGCGTCCGGCGCGTCGGCTACGGCTCCTCCACGCAATTTGATCGGTTCCTTCGGGGCGGTCCTCGCGGGGGGATTCTTTTTCCTGATCGGCGGGGCCGCGTACCTGTTTCCTCCCTTGCTCGGCAAGCTCGGCCTGCGCTGTTTCTCTCAGAGTCCCGTCAGCGTCCGGTTGCGCACGGCCGTCAGTTCGCTCGGGGCGGTCTGTTTCCTGAGTGCCTTTCTGCATCTTGAAGCCACCGCCGTGCCCACGTTGAGCAGCGGTTTCGTCCATCGAGGGATGGCAGGCGGAGTCTTCGGCCAGGTCCTGGCAGATGGGCTCAAGTCCTGGTTTGCCAGCACCGGCGCCCACATTGTGATTCTGGCCAGCTTTTTAGTCTCGCTCTTGTTCACGACCCCGCTGTCCCTGACCGAGTTGGTTCAGGGCTTTCCCGCACGCTGGGATGCCTGGAGAGAAAAGCTTGCGGCGCTGATGCCGGAACCGGCGGTTGAACCGCCGGTGGAGTCCGGGAACCGCAGGCAGCGGAGCCGCGTCATGAAGGACAGTCCGGAGCCCGAACCGGAAGCCCTCGTAGAGGCCACGACCATTGCTGAAAGCGAATCGGCCCCGGTGACCGAGTGGCCGGTGATTCAGCCGCCGATCGCATCGTTTCCCCCTCCTGTGGAAGCGAATGAACCCGAGGTGGAAGCGGTTTCAACGCAGGTCGATGCCGGGGATTATGAACTTCCCGATCCGGATGAGTTGCTGAGTGATCCGACCGGTCCGATCACGCGCATGTCGGACGAGGAGCTGAAGGCGCAGTCAGATGTGCTCATGCGCGCCTTGGCGAGTTTTGGCATCATCGGCAAGGTGACGGAAGTGCGGCCCGGGCCGGTCGTGACGATGTATGAGTTCGAGCCGTCGCCGGGAACCAAGGTCGCGAGGATTGTGAATCTGGCGGACGATCTGGCTCTGGGGCTGAAGGCGATCAGTCTGCGCATTGTCGCGCCGATTCCGGGGAAGTCGGTGGTCGGGATCGAAGTGCCGAACCTGGCTCGCGAAACGGTGTCGATGAAAGAAGTCGTGATGAGCGAGACCTTCACGAAGGCCCGCTCGAAGCTCACGCTGGCGCTGGGCAAAGATATCTTCGGCGCTCCGGCGATCGCGGATCTCAAAACGATGCCGCATCTGCTGGTGGCCGGCGCCACCGGGGCCGGCAAGAGCGTCGGGCTCAATACGATGTTGTTAAGCATTCTGTTTTCCGCAAGGCCGAGCGAGGTCAAGCTCCTCCTGATCGATCCGAAGATGTTGGAGTTTTCGTCGTATGACGGCATCCCCCACTTGCTGCGGCCCGTCATCACCGATGCGAAATCGGCGGCGCGCGGGTTGGGATGGGTGGTCGCCGAGATGGAACGGCGGTACAAGTTGCTGTCGGAAGCCGGCGTCCGGAATATCGACGCGTACAATCGCAAGGTAGCCGGGTTGCATGAGGTGTTTGCGGAAGAGACGGCGGCGGCGAATCAGCCCGAATTGCCGATACAGTTTCTGACGGAAGAGCAGCGCCTTTCTGCCGGTGAGTCGACGGATCCCGAGGTCGCCCCCGGTCCTCGCGATCGTCCGACGCCGCCTGAGCCGCTGCCCTATATTGTCGTGATGATCGATGAGTTGGCCGATTTGATGATGGTGGCGCCGAAGGATGTCGAGGATAAGATCGCCCGGTTGGCGCAGATGGCCCGGGCGTCCGGCATCCATCTCGTGCTGGCGACGCAGCGGCCGTCGGTAGATGTGTTGACGGGCTTGATCAAGGCGAACTTCCCTGCCCGGATCGCCTTCCAGGTTTCGTCGAAGACCGACTCGCGAACGATTCTGGACGCCAACGGCGCCGAAGCGTTGCTGGGTCGCGGTGACATGTTGTATCTGGCCTCGGGCACGGGACGGCTGGCCCGGCTGCACGGATCCTTCGTCTCCGATGACGATGTGCGGCGGGTCGTGGACTTTGTGAAGAAGCAGGCGCTGCCAAAATACGATCCCGAGCTGCAATCATTGAAGCAGGAAGACGCGGCGGAAGAGGAAGCCAAAGACGAAGTCTACGAGCAGGCGAAAGATTTGGTGCTCTCGACCGGTCAGGCCTCCGCGTCATTGATTCAGCGGCGGTTGCGCGTCGGCTATCCCCGCGCTGCCAGGATGATTGAGCAAATGGAAGCGGATGGGATTGTCGGCGCGGCGGGCCGGGACGGGCGCCGGGAAGTGTTGGGCCGCCGTGGCCCGGTGGGAGCAACTGAAGCATGA
- a CDS encoding 2OG-Fe(II) oxygenase: MQSTSAQSVTEAVDRAVAALDFDRLHKTYWEQNEFLVIKQFLPRAFVESAFVPQVEGLKPRINRNYIPGHKKGGSVSYYTVQEQAPLFLDLYRSTAYRSFLNRLVHANLLLCPDDDPHSCALYYYTEPGDHIGFHYDTSYYKGARYTILMGMVDRSSHCKLVCDLFKDDPAKETQHLELITEPGDMVIFNGDKLWHAVTPLAEGEERVALTMEYVTNPEMGRFHRLYSNLKDSFAYFGLKAVFKRASSGQRTS, from the coding sequence ATGCAATCGACCAGCGCACAGTCAGTGACGGAAGCCGTCGACCGGGCCGTTGCGGCGCTCGATTTCGACCGGTTGCACAAGACCTACTGGGAGCAGAACGAGTTTCTTGTCATCAAGCAATTTCTTCCGCGGGCGTTTGTCGAATCAGCGTTTGTGCCGCAGGTGGAAGGGCTCAAGCCGCGCATCAACCGCAACTATATCCCCGGCCACAAGAAGGGCGGCAGCGTCAGCTACTATACGGTGCAGGAGCAGGCGCCCTTGTTTCTCGACCTCTACCGGTCGACCGCCTATCGCAGCTTTCTCAACCGGTTGGTTCATGCGAATCTGCTGTTATGCCCGGACGATGATCCGCATTCCTGTGCGCTCTACTACTACACGGAGCCGGGGGACCATATCGGCTTTCATTACGATACGTCCTACTACAAGGGCGCGCGCTATACGATCTTGATGGGAATGGTCGACCGTTCATCGCACTGCAAGCTGGTGTGTGATCTGTTTAAGGACGATCCGGCGAAGGAGACGCAGCATCTCGAACTCATTACCGAGCCCGGGGACATGGTCATTTTCAACGGCGACAAGCTCTGGCATGCGGTCACCCCTCTGGCGGAGGGGGAGGAGCGGGTGGCGCTGACGATGGAGTATGTCACGAATCCTGAAATGGGCCGGTTTCATCGTCTGTACTCAAACCTGAAAGACTCGTTCGCCTATTTCGGATTGAAGGCCGTGTTCAAACGGGCGTCCTCCGGTCAACGCACCTCCTAA
- a CDS encoding outer membrane lipoprotein carrier protein LolA encodes MSGWKALVFIGIAVCVPVWSAWAADAVPDEKAMQEVHEVVRQLQARYEKTKDLQADFTQKTRIEGFERPVLSSGKVYIKKPGRLRWDYLDPANEQIYVNHDDVKVYVPEHKQVLIGKLTHMAASQAPLELLQGAAKLEESFEISPATGKERGVGGLRLLSLVPKGRETDPSRHVQRIVVEVFPKTYFIRTVWLHEISGNVATFEFSSLKPNLGLGEEVFDFKAPADVEVVKAPVLN; translated from the coding sequence ATGAGTGGATGGAAAGCCCTGGTGTTCATCGGGATTGCGGTGTGCGTGCCGGTCTGGTCTGCCTGGGCCGCCGATGCGGTGCCTGATGAGAAGGCGATGCAGGAAGTGCACGAGGTCGTGCGGCAGTTGCAGGCCCGTTATGAAAAGACGAAGGATCTCCAGGCGGACTTTACGCAAAAGACCAGAATTGAGGGGTTTGAGCGGCCGGTGTTGTCTTCGGGAAAAGTCTACATCAAGAAGCCTGGCCGACTGCGGTGGGACTACCTCGATCCGGCCAACGAACAGATTTATGTGAACCACGACGACGTCAAAGTGTATGTGCCGGAGCATAAACAGGTGCTCATTGGCAAGCTGACGCACATGGCGGCCTCACAGGCGCCGTTGGAACTGTTGCAGGGCGCGGCGAAGCTGGAAGAGTCCTTTGAGATTTCTCCGGCGACCGGGAAAGAGCGCGGTGTGGGCGGGCTTCGCCTCCTGAGTCTGGTGCCGAAGGGGCGTGAGACAGATCCCTCGCGGCATGTGCAGCGGATCGTCGTGGAGGTCTTTCCGAAGACCTATTTTATTCGTACCGTGTGGCTCCATGAGATCAGCGGGAATGTGGCCACGTTCGAGTTTTCCTCGTTAAAACCGAATCTCGGACTGGGGGAAGAGGTCTTCGACTTCAAGGCGCCGGCCGATGTCGAGGTGGTCAAGGCGCCGGTGCTGAATTAG
- the rsmA gene encoding 16S rRNA (adenine(1518)-N(6)/adenine(1519)-N(6))-dimethyltransferase RsmA encodes MGRPDSPADPPAAIKRLGQNFLIDPNIVRKIVALADIAPNDRVLEIGPGRGVLTEILCKAAGHVTAVEIDPRLHAYLAERQAEFPNLTLVLEDALVYPVEHLPVGTIVVANLPYYISTPLLFRLLDQRDRFSRLVLMLQNEVADRLVAKPGSSDYGVLSVMAQYAAEITKAFRVSAQCFRPRPEVGSAVVLLRTRARRELSPQEEPKFAAFVKAAFAHRRKTLVNSLKDEGYDQMRIAGGLERLSLSLSIRAEGLSLEQLIQLTRFMVSPG; translated from the coding sequence GTGGGACGTCCGGATTCTCCTGCCGATCCTCCCGCCGCGATCAAACGGCTCGGTCAGAACTTTCTCATCGATCCCAACATCGTCCGCAAAATCGTGGCGCTGGCGGACATTGCCCCGAACGACCGGGTCCTCGAAATCGGCCCTGGCCGCGGTGTCCTGACCGAGATACTGTGCAAAGCCGCCGGCCATGTCACGGCTGTTGAAATCGACCCCCGGCTTCATGCCTATCTTGCCGAACGGCAGGCGGAGTTTCCCAATCTGACGCTCGTGCTTGAAGACGCATTAGTCTATCCCGTGGAGCATCTGCCGGTCGGGACCATCGTGGTCGCCAATTTGCCGTACTATATCTCGACGCCGTTGTTGTTCAGATTGTTGGACCAACGCGATCGATTCTCCAGGCTGGTGCTCATGCTTCAGAATGAAGTGGCCGACCGACTGGTCGCCAAGCCCGGCAGCTCCGACTATGGCGTCTTGTCGGTCATGGCGCAGTACGCCGCCGAGATCACGAAAGCCTTCCGTGTCTCCGCCCAATGTTTCCGGCCCAGGCCGGAAGTCGGCTCCGCCGTGGTGTTGTTGCGGACGAGAGCGCGGCGGGAACTCAGCCCGCAAGAAGAGCCGAAGTTTGCAGCGTTCGTGAAGGCTGCCTTCGCCCACCGGCGGAAGACGCTGGTGAATTCACTCAAGGACGAAGGGTATGACCAGATGCGTATCGCTGGAGGGCTTGAGCGGCTCTCGCTTTCTCTGTCCATTAGGGCGGAAGGCTTGTCGCTCGAGCAGCTGATCCAGCTCACACGTTTCATGGTTTCCCCGGGATAA